GATAGGGCGGGGAGAAGTCAGTTTTAGGCCACTTATGAATCTTTTGAAACTTTTAGCAAGCCAAACATCGTGGGGGTTACGGCAATAAAAAACCCCGGAAAACCGGGGTCTTAAAAAACAGATTGCCATTAGCTCTGACGATAGGCGCGTTTGCGATCCATCTCGGTCAGATACTTCTTACGCAAACGAATGCTCTTAGGCGTCACTTCCACTAATTCATCATCGTCGATAAATTCCAGTGCCTGCTCCAGCGTCATTACAATCGGTGGTGTCAGGGTCTGAGCTTCGTCAGTACCTGATGCACGAATGTTGGTCAGCTGCTTGCCTTTCAGACAGTTCACTGTCAGGTCGTTAGAACGACTATGGATACCCACAATCTGGCCTTCATAAATTTCTGCAGCATGGCCAATAAACAGACGACCACGTTCCTGCAGATAGAACAGAGAGTAAGTTAGCGCTTTACCGGTAGCGTTGGAGATCAATACCCCGTTAGCACGCTGGCCGATATCCCCTTCCTTATATGGACCGTAGTGATCAAATGAATGATACAGCAGACCAGTACCAGAAGTAGAAGTCATGAAGTCAGTCTGGAAACCAATCAACCCACGGCTAGGGATCATAAAGTCGATACGCACGCGACCTTTACCGTCTGGCTGCATATCCTTCATATCTGCTTTACGGATACCCAGCTTTTCAATCACGGCACCTTGATGCTGCTCTTCTACGTCCACGGTCAGCTGTTCATAAGGCTCGCATTTTACGCCATCGATCTCTTTAAGGATCACTTCTGGACGAGAAACAGCTAACTCATAACCTTCACGACGCATGTTTTCGATCAGGATAGACAGGTGGAGTTCACCGCGACCAGAGACCTTGAAACGATCCGGGCTGTCAGTTTCTTCTACGCGCAGCGCTACGTTATGCACCAGTTCAGTCTGCAGACGTTCAAGAATATTACGAGAAGTGATGAACTTACCTTCTTTACCAGCAAACGGTGAAGTGTTTACCTGGAAAGTCATGGTCATGGTGGGTTCGTCAACACTCAACGCTGGTAATGCTTCCACATTATTAGTGGCGCACACAGTGTCAGAAATCTTCAGCTCGCCCAAACCGGTAATCGCTACGATGTCACCAGCATCCGCTTCAGCAACTTCGTTACGATCCAGACCAAGATAACCTAATACTTGACCGACCTTACCATTACGGGTTTTGCCATCCGCACCAATCACAGTCACCTGCTGGTTGGTTTTAACGCTACCGCGTTTGATGCGACCAACACCAATAACCCCAACGTATGAGCTGTAATCCAGCTGAGAGATCTGCATCTGGAATGGGCCTTCATCGTCTGCATCAGGAGGTGATACTTTGTCGATGATGGTCTGGAATAAAGGGGTCATGTCATCGCTATGAGTTTCTGGATCCAGAGATGCGTAACCGTTCAGTGCAGAGGTATAAACAATTGGGAAGTCCAATTGCTCATCGGTCGCACCTAAGTTCACAAACAAGTCGAACACCTGGTCAATAACCCAATCAGGGCGCGCCCCTGGGCGGTCGATTTTGTTGATAACCACAATGGGTTTCAATCCCTGTGCAAATGCCTTCTTTGTCACAAAGCGAGTCTGAGGCATCGGGCCATCTACGGCGTCGACCAGCAGCAATACTGAGTCTACCATCGACAACACGCGTTCTACTTCACCACCGAAGTCAGCGTGCCCGGGGGTATCAACGATGTTGATACGATAGTCCTGCCAGCGAATCGCGGTATTCTTCGCCAAAATGGTGATACCACGTTCCTTTTCCAGATCGTTTGAGTCCATCACACGCTCAACCGCTTCACCGCGGGAGGCTAATGTACCTGATTGAGACAGCAGCTTGTCCACCAGAGTGGTCTTGCCATGGTCAACATGCGCGATAATCGCGATGTTTCTTAATTTATTGAGTGAACTCGACATTTTACTTGTGAAGCCTATGTTTGCATCGGGGACTGCATGCCAGCGGCAGAATTTGTCACCGCCGGACGCGTTAATTCTTGCGAAAAGGCGGCGATTATACACTGAGCAAGGTGTCATTGATATTAATTTATACAATTGCCTCACGTTGTCGCAGTCAGACAATGCCGTGGGTCAACTGAGGTAAAACGATTCGACGCTTTTTACGGAGCACTCACATCACCAACTTGGGGCAATGTTAACTTGATCACAGGTTTTATGGACAGATTTTGAACGATGTTTAATCGTGTGATTTCTGCCAGCCATGACACACTATTTTATCTCAACGAAATCACACTTTTGAGTCGTCGAATACAGCCACAGAGTCAGCTGGCACCATCCATAAAAACATTGATTTAGACAGCGCGACCGTGAAATTTTAAGATTTTTACAACAGTGCGATAACGGTTGATTTACCGGTCATTGCGCTCTAATCTAGCCGAGGGAAATAACAGTATAAGTGGCCAGCTTTACGTAAAATTCAACATCTCTAAAACAGCATTTTAGAGCATGGATTGCACCAAAAAATAGCGTTTCCGCACCACTATTGTGCGTTACCGACTGTATTATTCGCCCAATATTCGAACATGCCCTTTGATTTCAGCGTGTTAAAAAGCTGGCACGATTTTGGCTGCTCAAAAGCCTTAAAATTGAAGATACGCCAGTCGTTAAACTTACACCAAGTAAACAAAGGGCCGAATCTATACCCTATCCGGAGGCTTTAGAATGTCAGTTGAATCGGTACTGAAACAACTCCAAGAGTTGGAAGTAAAATTTGTTGATCTGCGTTTTTGCGATACCAAAGGTAAAGAACAACACGTATCTGTGCCTGCACACCAGGTAGATGCCGACTTTTTTGAAGACGGTAAAATGTTTGACGGCTCTTCAATTGCAGGTTGGAAAGGCATCAACGAATCAGACATGGTGCTGATGCCAGACGTAAACACTTTCGTGCTGGATCCTTTCTTCGAAGAAACCACCGCAATCATCCGTTGTGACATCCTCGAACCAGCCACTATGCAAGGCTATGAGCGTGACCCACGTTCTATCGCTAAGAAAGCAGAAGAGTATCTGAAGTCTACTGGTATTGCTGACACAGTGCTGATTGGCCCAGAACCAGAATTCTTTGTATTTGACGATGTACGCTTCGGCTCTGACATGTCAGGCAACTTCTACAAAGTTGGTGCAAAAGAAGCTGCTTGGAGTTCTGCTAACGAATACGAAGATGGCAACACAGGCCACCGTCCTACCGTTAAAGGCGGTTACTTCCCAGTGCCACCAGTGGATTCATCACAGGATTGGCGCAGTGCGACCTGTCTGGTATTGGAAGAGATGGGTCAAGTGGTTGAAGCTCACCACCACGAAGTGGCCACTGCTGGCCAGAACGAGATTGCTACCCGATTTAACACTCTGACGGCTAAAGCAGACGAAATTCTGACCCTGAAGTATGTTGTGCACAACATGGCGCATGCTTACGGCAAAACTGCGACCTTTATGCCTAAACCTATCATGGGCGATAACGGTTCAGGTATGCACGTTCACCAGTCACTGTCTAAAGACGGTGTGAACCTGTTTGCGGGTGACAAGTATGCGGGTCTGTCTGAAACCTGTTTGTACTACATCGGTGGTATCATTAAGCACGCTCGCGCGCTGAACGCCTTCACCAACCCAAGCACCAACTCTTACAAACGTCTGGTTCCTCACTTCGAAGCTCCAGTAATGCTGGCTTACTCAGCACGTAACCGTAGTGCTTCAATCCGTATTCCGGTAGTTCCATCACCAAAAGCTCGTCGTATTGAGACTCGCTTCCCAGATCCAATGGCTAACCCATATCTGGCGTTCTCTGCATTGATGATGGCTGGTCTGGACGGTATCCAGAACAAGATCCACCCTGGCGATGCCATGGACAAAGACTTGTATGATCTGCCAGCTGAAGAAGCTGCAGCAATCCCACAAGTTGCTGAGTCTCTGGATATTGCGCTGGCAGCACTGGATGCTGACCGTGAGTTCTTGACTAAAGGCGGCGTATTCTCTAATGACTTCATCGATTCATACATCGCACTGAAAACTGCAGAAGCTGAGAAAATCAACCGCACAGTTCACCCACTTGAGTTCGAACTGTACTACAGCCTGTAAGCTATTGCTTTGCAATCAACCCGATGAGTCAAGCCATCGGAGTATAAAAATAAAGCCCCGGGTCTATCCCGGGGCACTTATTTTAGATGCCATCTAACGGTTATCCGTTCAACACTATCCCTTCCCGTTCTGAGAGCAGTTGTATCAGCCAGTCACTGAGCAACCTTAACCGTTGCGCCAGATGACGACGATATGGGTATAACAGATATATGGGCATACTCGGCACCGTTATATCCGGTAATATCTGCGTCAATTCCCCCGTGATTGAGACCGAGTAACGGCGACTGAATGATTTCTAAGTGGCCTCGACAAGCAGCGACATCAGCATCACGGTTATTGACAAAGAGCCGTGTCGGCATCGGCAATATCTTTAACGTTTCACCTTCCAGATATTCAAGGCCTCCCGGATTACCAAACAGCGTGACATACTGCACCAACAGGTGCCGTGCTAACGCCTTCAGCGTAGGGGTGTGCCATAGCGTTGCAAATAGCCAAGTTTTTTAGCCACTATGCCATCCTGCTCCAATTTGCCGACCCGCATCACCGCATCCAAGCCTTCACGACAATATCCACTTTGCGGTCAGTACTGCCGATTTCCAGCGTCAGCTGAGGATGCTGTTCCATAAAGTGCTGTAATGCCGGGAATAGCAGCTGTCTGGCAAAACCTTGCGACATGTCGACACGAATGCGACCACTTAATTCGCTTTCTCGTCGCCAAAGCAGCTCCTCCAATTCGCGGTATTGAGCGAACAGAGACTGGGACCGAGAAAAATCCGCGTGAAGGTGTTGGCTCCCGGCGCGATTGAAACGGACTTTAGTGTTGGCGCGGTGCGCGATAACCCGGAAATGAATCGCTATGTCGCTTTGCAAACCGCGTTGGGGCGCGCAGGATTACCTGCAGGTATCGATGCGGCCACTGCATTATTGCCGTCAGACAGTGCGGCATGGATCATGCCGCAACGTATTGAAGCCTTTGGCGGTATGTTTATTTGAGCAATCGCAGAAATATCTGCTGCTAGCCGCTGAAATCTATAGCGGGAATCGATTAAAATAAGCGTTAGTTTAACTATCCATTGCCAATCCCGATGTTTTCCAAGTTATTAAAGCTTACGCTGCACTGGCTACCTGATCGTTCAGATTTGCCAGAAGGGTTACGTATTGGCCTGCCAATGATGGCAGGCTTACTTTTATTTTCTGCCGTTGGCGATACCGCCAGCGGCGTTAACGCCTTGATTTGTGCTTGGTTGGTTGGCGTGCAAGGACGAAACCTTGCTTACCCCAAACGCACCATATTACTGAGTCTGTCGGCATTATTATGTTGTATCAGCAGCGCGCTAGCATTACTGAGCCTGATTGAACCGCTGCTCGGTATCGCCGTGTTAATGCTGATTGGTCTGTTGTATGGACTTAGCTCCAATCAACGAAAATACATTCAGCTACTCACCTACAATGCCGGATTCTCGTTGATTTGCGCCATGCATCTGCTGGAAAGTGACACCCCTTGGGTAATGGTGTTGCTTTCCAGTGCTTTTGGCAGCTGGAGTGCCATGCTCAGCGCAGTAATCGCAGGCCCCTGGCTATCCATTCGCCAAGGAGAGCAACTCCTCGCCAAAGTCTCTACACAATTTGTAAATTGGTGCACTATTTTGGGCTATTCCGATGCTGCCAACGTAGGTAAACGTCTGGCGTTACGTGAGCAACTGGATGAAGCCATCGCCGTGCTGGCGCACTGGTTACAGGAAATGCCTGATAACAGTGCAGTGTTAAAGATTGCTAAAGGTCTGCGTTCACGGATGCAACTGATTGAAGCGATGGAAGAAATTGGTCGAATTCGGCAACAGGAAAGCTCTGAAGCCAACGCCGATGCGCTGCAATGCTATATCACAGACTTTGCCATTAATTTCAACGCAATAGTGGAACAGGGGGCGCCATTACCTGATTTACCACAAGGCAACGGCCAACATCCGACGCTCACCGCTATTGAACAGCAGATTACCGCAGCGATACTCGCCAATGATCCGTTATCAGAAAACTGGCGCGCCCTGCTTAAACTTATCTGGCCATCAGATGCCGACAGTATCCGCAGCCAATGGCGCAAAGCACTGCAAAAAGGTTCGCGTGAATGGCACCATGGCTTACGCATTCTGTTCACCTTAATGTGTTGCCAGTTAGTGGTGGCGTTATTGCCATTTCAACAGGGGTATTGGGTGACACTGACAGCATTTATCGTAATGATGACAGCGCCCCTGGGACAATTGCAGTTACGGATCTGGGGGCGAGCCTATGGCACAATCCTGGGGTCGATATTAGCACTGGCGATGGTCTGGTATTTCGGCACTGGTGCCTGGCTGGAACCGGCCACCTGTATCACGCTGTTTCTTGCCTTTGCCACCTACTACAAGGCTCGCTACGAAATTCATGTGTTTTGGATAACCGTGATGATGATTTTTGCCATCACCTTGCTGCTGCCAGCCGAACCCTATATTGCCTTTTATCGGGCGCTGGATACGTTGACCGGTGTGATTCTGGCAGTGCTGGCGATGTATCTGTTCATTCCAAGCTGGACCAAGCGCTGGCTTGACAATTATGTGTGCCACTTCATCGAACTGGAACAGCGCTGGTTGCAAAGCATTGCCGAGGGTAAACCGGATCTGGCATTACGTTGGCAAGCACATGCGGCATTAAGGCAATTGAGTCTTGAGATCAGTTATATGAAGCTTGAACCCAATAACTCCGCCAGAGAACTGCAAGATTGGCAGAGTTTCCTGTGGCTGGGCCTGACGTTGCACTGCACGCTGGTAGTGCTCGCCAGACAGGGGCAACATCCGCAGCTGCAGCAGGCATGTAACCAACTGCAATCATGGTTGCCATTATTCCGCAGCCGTTACAAACCGCAATGGTGTGTGATTGAACAACCATTACTGACCAGTGATGATGTGCATCTGTGGCTAGCGCAGGATTTGTCGCAACTTTATGCCTGGTTATATTGGCAACGACCATTTCAGTTGTCGTCAACCATCGAGCATCACTGATTGCGATACACGTTGCGGATATGATTTCGCTGGGCAATGACGCCGCAACACGCTAGTCTTAACAGATAATAACCAACGAAAGGAACAGGTTATGCGCGTCTTGCTGATGTTACTCTGCCTGCTGTCAGTGACAGCTCAGGCTACTGTCTATAAATGGATAGACAAGGACGGTAATATCCATTTTAGTGATCAGCCACATGCTAACGCGCAGCAAGTGAAGTTGCCGGATAACACCGGCAACCAAGTCACGATGACACCAGTCAACGCCATCAGCAACGAAGAGCCAACCACCGCTGCCGAACAAAAAGCGCTATATCAGGTCAGCATTGTATCGCCGCACCATGAAGCAACTATCCGGGATAATGCCGGAGACTTCACCGTGACCGGTAACGTGCAGCCTGAGCTGGCATCAGGCCATTATCTGCAACTCTTTATTGATGGGGTAGCCACCAGCGATGCCCAGGCGAGCCCAGTGTTTCAACTCAAAAATATCGATCGCGGCGAACATAAGCTTCAACTAAAGGTCGAACAGCAAAACGGCAAAGTCCTTGCATCCAGCTCAGAAATAACCATTTTTCTGCACCAAGCTGGGCTAATTAAACCCGCAATTCCGGCGCCGAGTGCTAAACGGGTCAATGGATAACTATGTTGTATCATATAGTTAGCTATATTGTTCTGTTTATGTAGATTGTCGGCACTATCTTGCGGCTTGCACCAGAATGGCGCACTATAATGGTGCAATCAATCTGGAATAATGCCGATGGACACAAATCTACTGCTAAATCATCTGGTGACTGCAGTTTTGGTTATCGACGGCGAACTGCGCCCTGCGTATGCCAATGCTGCTGCGGAGCAATTGCTGGGAGTCTCCAGTCATAAACTGAAAGAGCAACCGCTGGTCGACTGGCTCCATACGTTGGCCATTGACGCCAAGGTCCTTAAAGGTGCAGTAGTCGCAGCGCAAGGATTGACGGTGAATACCATCCAATTAGTGACCTTGGATGGGCAACACCATACGGTTGATCTGACATTGGTACCGATTGAGCATGATACTGAGCAGACGGCATTCAGCCTGCTGGAGCTAAGGCAAGTCGACCAGCAACGGCGTATTCATCAACAACTGACATTGGATGCACAGCAACAGGCTGCCCAGTTTTTGGTGCGCAATCTGGCCCATGAAATCAAAAATCCCTTAGGGGGACTGCGTGGGGCTGCCCAGTTACTGTCCAGAGAACTCAGCGATGAGCATCTGCGAGAGTTTACAACTTTAATTATTGAGCAGGCAGATCGCTTGCGTAGCTTGGTGGATCGGCTGCTAGGACCTCAGAAACCTTCGCAGCACCGGGTGTTAAATATTCATATGGTGATTCAGAAGGTGCTGAATCTGGTGAGTGTCACGCTGCCACCGAATATCCGTTTGCGCCAGGATTACGACCCCTCCATTCCAGATCTGCCGATGGATGAGGATCAGCTGCAACAGGCCATCCTCAACATCGTACAAAATGCCATTCAGGCGCTGGAGCAGCAAAAGGCGGGGGATATTATGATCCGTACCCGCACCGCGCATCAGGTCACCATCGGCACCCAGCGTCATAAACTGGCGCTGATACTGTCGATTATTGATAACGGCCCAGGGATTAAGCCGGAGCTTGTCGATACGCTGTTCTATCCCATGGTGACAGGACGTAAGGATGGCAATGGCCTGGGGCTATCGATTGCCCATAACATTGCCCGTTTACATGGTGGCCGTATCGACTGTAATTCAGCACCTGGCCACACAGAATTCAGCCTGACCCTGCCAATTAATTTGGATCAGGACAACTTATAAGATCTGCAAAACAGGGAGCAATATGAGCGAACAAGTATGGATCCTCGATGATGATAGCTCCATCCGTTGGGTACTGGAGCGTGCACTGCGTGGTGCCAAAATTAGTTGCGCCAGCTTTGCTGCCGCCGAATCACTGTGGGATGCATTGCAGATTTCACAGCCTCGCGTCATTGTCTCTGATATTCGCATGCCGGGGACTGACGGCCTGACATTGCTGGAACGCATTAATGTGCACTATCCGCATATTCCAGTCATCATCATGACCGCACATTCCGACCTGGATAGCGCCGTCAGCGCCTATCAGGCCGGTGCGTTTGAATATCTGCCAAAGCCGTTCGATATTGACGAAGCCATTACGCTGGTGGAGAGAGCGATAACGCATGCCACTGAGCATTCTCCGGTGCCGGTTGAATCCCAACTCAATACGCCTGAAATCATCGGCGAAGCACCGGCCATGCAGGAGGTGTTCCGGGCGATTGGCCGTTTGTCTCGTTCATCTATCAGCGTCCTCATCAACGGCCAATCCGGAACCGGTAAGGAGCTGGTTGCCGGGGCACTGCACAAACACAGTCCGCGCCGCGATCAATCTTTTATTGCACTGAACATGGCGGCTATTCCCAAAGAATTGATTGAGTCTGAACTATTCGGCCATGAAAAAGGGGCGTTTACCGGTGCGGCTAACGTACGCCAGGGGCGCTTTGAACAGGCAAATGGTGGCACCTTATTTCTTGATGAAATCGGCGATATGCCGCTGGATGTGCAAACCCGACTGCTGCGGGTATTGGCTGACGGACAATTCTACCGCGTGGGCGGGCATTCCCCAGTCCGCGTAGATGTACGTATCATTGCCGCAACCCATCAGGATCTAGAATCTCTGGTGCAAAAAGGCCAGTTCCGTGAAGACTTATTCCACCGTCTGAACGTTATTCGTATTCATCTGCCACCACTATCGCAGCGACGCGAAGATATTCCGCAACTGGCGCGGCATTTCCTGGCACAAGCGGCCAAAGAGATTGGGGTTGAAGCCAAAATTCTCACCAAAGAAACCTCGGCGAAACTGCAACAACTTCCGTGGCCAGGTAACGTTAGACAACTGGAGAATACCTGCCGCTGGCTCACCGTTATGGCATCTGGGCAAGAGATCCTGCCACAGGATTTACCCCATGAACTTTTTAAAGAACCAGTGACGCAAACCAGTGGTTCCAGCAATTCACACGATTGGCAAACAGCCTTACGTTTATGGCTGGATCAGCGCTTATCACAAGGTGAAAATGATCTTCTGACCGAAATCCAACCGGCGTTTGAGCGGATTTTGTTGGAAACCGCGCTAGAGCACACGCAGGGACACAAACAGGAAGCCGCCAAACGTCTCGGCTGGGGTCGCAATACCCTGACACGAAAATTGAAAGAGCTTTCGATGGATTAGCAACGATGATGGTGATCTGTCATGCTGGCACATGTAGCCGCTATCAGATCACCGCATCAGCGTCTTTGGCGAAGTCCCCTCCTCATCCCTTTATTTCTAAGCAGTTTCTTCCGCAGCATCCTGCCACCAATACCAGGGTGGCATAACACCACTTAAGAACCTCCGCGGGCGGATAATTCAAGTTGATATTTAATGTGAAACTAACGCCATGAAATGGCAAAACCGCACCACATTATCTAAGGTTTAAACGAGTGCAGTTGTTCATTTCCACTGGGTGATCCTATCGGACTAGGGAAAGGGTTATGGACCTTCTCCGCCAACGTAAATGGCTTGGGTTACTTACCGTCTTACTGTCGCTAATATTGACTGCTGCAGTGTGGTTTTACTTTAAACAAGCCGCCACGGATGAGACGGTTATCTGCCGCAATGGCAGAATCGAAGCCGTAGAGATCGATGTATCCGCAAAAAGCCCCGGGAGATTAGCCACCATTTTAGTTAACGAGGGTCAATTTGTGGTGGCGGGACAAGTGCTCGCACAAATGGACACGAAGGCACTTCAAGCGGAGCGATTACAGGCAGAAGCCCTGTTAAAACAAGCAGCAGAATCCGTTGTCACTGCAGAAAGCCAGTTGGCCTTACGTGAAAGTGAAAGAAAGTCAGCGTTAGCGGTTGTAAACCTGCGACAAACAGAACTCACCCTGGCGGAGAAAAGAAGCAAAAGAATTATTCAGTTAGCCACATCAGGTCACACTTCAGCACAATCTGTTGATGATGCTAACGCGGCGGTTGATAGCGCTAAAGCGGCGTTAAATGCAGCGACGGCTCAGGTGGCAGCAACTGCAGCAGCGATTGCTACAGCGTATGCCCAAATCGACAGTGCCAAGTCCTCAGTGGCTGCTGCTCAAGCCGGAATCACCCGCATCCAAGTTGACATTGACGACAGTGACCTTAAAGCACCGGTCAATGGCCGCATTCAGTATATTGTGTCGCGGCCAGGAGAAGTGATTGGTGCTGGCGGCAGCATTCTCAATCTGGTGGATGTCACCGATGTCTTTATGACGTTTTTCTTGCCAACAGCTTATGCCGGACGGCTGGCAATTGGTACGGAAGCGCGTCTGGTTTTAGATGCGGCACCAACATATGTCATCCCCGCACACATATCGTTCATCGCCGATGTTGCGCAATTTACCCCTAAGACAGTTGAAACTGACAATGAACGCGAAAAATTGATGTTCCGGATTCGGGCTAAAATTGCGCCGGCACTACTGGTCAAACATATCAAGCAAGTGAAAACCGGTTTACCCGGTGAAGCCTGTCTGCGTATTGCAGAAGACCAACCCTGGCCTTCTCGATTACAACAGAATCTGGTCAGGTAAGCGCTATGGCACCACCAATAGCGGATTCCACAATAGTCAAATTACAGGACGTGAGTTTGCAATACCTCAAGACTGACGCCCTTAAGCAGATTACGCTGACGCTTAATGCTGGCACGATGACGGGGCTGATTGGTCCTGATGGCGTCGGCAAATCCAGTTTGTTGTCGCTAATTTCCGGTGCAAGAGTGATCCAGCATGGCAGTATTGAAGTGCTCGGGGGCGATATGTCAGATGCCAAGCATCGACAGCGAGTATGCCCCGATATCGCCTACATGCCTCAGGGGCTGGGCAAAAATTTATACGAGTCACTCTCGGTATTTGAGAATATCGACTTCTTCGGTCGTTTATTCGGTCTTCCCCAAGAAACACGTGAACACCGCATCACCGAACTCTTAAATGCCACCAGCCTGGCAGCTTTTAAAGATCGCGCTGCGAACAAGTTATCCGGGGGAATGAAACAGAAACTGGGATTGTGTTGTGCATTGATACATGATCCAGATTTATTAATCCTTGATGAACCCACCACGGGTATCGATCCTTTATCTCGACGCCAATTTTGGGAATTAATCGCCCGATTCCGCCAGCAACAGCCAAACATGGCCGTGTTAGTTGCCACCTCCTATATGGAAGAAGCGGCTCGATTTGATCAGTTAGTGGCGATGAATCATGGACAGATATTAGCCAGTGGCACACCTCAGGCATTACTCAGTAGTACCCAAAGCCACACATTGGAACAAGCCTTTATACAGCTAGTCCGCCCCACCTCAACGCCTATTGGCAAACCGGTCACGACAATCCCCCACCATGTTACTGCTGATGCTGATATCGCCATAGAAGCACGTGGATTAACCAAGCGCTTTGGCCACTTTACCGCAGTTGATAATGTCAGTTTTTCCATTCGCCGCGGGGAAATCTTTGGCTTTCTCGGTTCCAACGGCTGTGGCAAGACAACGACCATGAAAATGTTGACAGGGCTGCTCTCGAAAAGCGCTGGCGAAGCGCAGCTCTTTGGTCATCCGGTGGACCCAGATGATCTCGAGACTCGACGCAGAGTGGGATATGTCACGCAATCATTCTCGTTATATAGCGAGCTCAGTGTTAAACAAAATCTTGAACTTCATGCACATCTTTACGGTATTGCAGCATCGCAGATTAACCATAGGGTTCAGCAGATTGCCAGCAAGTTTGCGTTACAAAAGCGCTTGGGTAGCTTACCTGGCGCCTTACCATTAGGTGAACGCCAGCGCTTATCGTTGGCGGCGGCAATGATCCATCAACCAGAAGTCCTGATCCTCGATGAGCCAACCTCTGGAGCCGACCCGCTAACGCGTGACGATTTTTGGCAAATCTTAGAGAGATTGGCTCACGAAGAAAACGTGACCATTTTTATCTCCACTCATTTTATTAATGAAGCCGCGCGATGTGATCGGGTGTCACTGATGCATGCCGGGAAAGTGCTTGTCAGCGACACACCAAGCGCCATCGTGGAAGGGAAACACGCGCAGTCACTTGAGCAAGCATTTATTGACTATCTTCAGGATGCTGAAGGCCAGAATCAACAACTACCCAATCCAACCCCCTCGGCAAACAACACCCGGCACACAAGGCGGCCTACTGGCACCGCTTTATTCAGCTTACGTCGTTTAATGAGTTACACGCATCGAGAAACACTGGAGCTACTGCGAGACCCAATACGTTTGGCACTAGCAGTTTTCGGCAGTGCCTTATTGCTGCTGGTGCTCAGTTACGGCTTGAACATG
This portion of the Shewanella yunxiaonensis genome encodes:
- the typA gene encoding translational GTPase TypA, which codes for MSSSLNKLRNIAIIAHVDHGKTTLVDKLLSQSGTLASRGEAVERVMDSNDLEKERGITILAKNTAIRWQDYRINIVDTPGHADFGGEVERVLSMVDSVLLLVDAVDGPMPQTRFVTKKAFAQGLKPIVVINKIDRPGARPDWVIDQVFDLFVNLGATDEQLDFPIVYTSALNGYASLDPETHSDDMTPLFQTIIDKVSPPDADDEGPFQMQISQLDYSSYVGVIGVGRIKRGSVKTNQQVTVIGADGKTRNGKVGQVLGYLGLDRNEVAEADAGDIVAITGLGELKISDTVCATNNVEALPALSVDEPTMTMTFQVNTSPFAGKEGKFITSRNILERLQTELVHNVALRVEETDSPDRFKVSGRGELHLSILIENMRREGYELAVSRPEVILKEIDGVKCEPYEQLTVDVEEQHQGAVIEKLGIRKADMKDMQPDGKGRVRIDFMIPSRGLIGFQTDFMTSTSGTGLLYHSFDHYGPYKEGDIGQRANGVLISNATGKALTYSLFYLQERGRLFIGHAAEIYEGQIVGIHSRSNDLTVNCLKGKQLTNIRASGTDEAQTLTPPIVMTLEQALEFIDDDELVEVTPKSIRLRKKYLTEMDRKRAYRQS
- the glnA gene encoding glutamate--ammonia ligase, with translation MSVESVLKQLQELEVKFVDLRFCDTKGKEQHVSVPAHQVDADFFEDGKMFDGSSIAGWKGINESDMVLMPDVNTFVLDPFFEETTAIIRCDILEPATMQGYERDPRSIAKKAEEYLKSTGIADTVLIGPEPEFFVFDDVRFGSDMSGNFYKVGAKEAAWSSANEYEDGNTGHRPTVKGGYFPVPPVDSSQDWRSATCLVLEEMGQVVEAHHHEVATAGQNEIATRFNTLTAKADEILTLKYVVHNMAHAYGKTATFMPKPIMGDNGSGMHVHQSLSKDGVNLFAGDKYAGLSETCLYYIGGIIKHARALNAFTNPSTNSYKRLVPHFEAPVMLAYSARNRSASIRIPVVPSPKARRIETRFPDPMANPYLAFSALMMAGLDGIQNKIHPGDAMDKDLYDLPAEEAAAIPQVAESLDIALAALDADREFLTKGGVFSNDFIDSYIALKTAEAEKINRTVHPLEFELYYSL
- a CDS encoding type 2 periplasmic-binding domain-containing protein, with the translated sequence MQYVTLFGNPGGLEYLEGETLKILPMPTRLFVNNRDADVAACRGHLEIIQSPLLGLNHGGIDADITGYNGAEYAHISVIPISSSSGATVKVAQ
- a CDS encoding LysR substrate-binding domain-containing protein, whose product is MEELLWRRESELSGRIRVDMSQGFARQLLFPALQHFMEQHPQLTLEIGSTDRKVDIVVKAWMR
- a CDS encoding SDR family oxidoreductase, coding for MSEQRLGPRKIRVKVLAPGAIETDFSVGAVRDNPEMNRYVALQTALGRAGLPAGIDAATALLPSDSAAWIMPQRIEAFGGMFI
- a CDS encoding FUSC family protein; amino-acid sequence: MFSKLLKLTLHWLPDRSDLPEGLRIGLPMMAGLLLFSAVGDTASGVNALICAWLVGVQGRNLAYPKRTILLSLSALLCCISSALALLSLIEPLLGIAVLMLIGLLYGLSSNQRKYIQLLTYNAGFSLICAMHLLESDTPWVMVLLSSAFGSWSAMLSAVIAGPWLSIRQGEQLLAKVSTQFVNWCTILGYSDAANVGKRLALREQLDEAIAVLAHWLQEMPDNSAVLKIAKGLRSRMQLIEAMEEIGRIRQQESSEANADALQCYITDFAINFNAIVEQGAPLPDLPQGNGQHPTLTAIEQQITAAILANDPLSENWRALLKLIWPSDADSIRSQWRKALQKGSREWHHGLRILFTLMCCQLVVALLPFQQGYWVTLTAFIVMMTAPLGQLQLRIWGRAYGTILGSILALAMVWYFGTGAWLEPATCITLFLAFATYYKARYEIHVFWITVMMIFAITLLLPAEPYIAFYRALDTLTGVILAVLAMYLFIPSWTKRWLDNYVCHFIELEQRWLQSIAEGKPDLALRWQAHAALRQLSLEISYMKLEPNNSARELQDWQSFLWLGLTLHCTLVVLARQGQHPQLQQACNQLQSWLPLFRSRYKPQWCVIEQPLLTSDDVHLWLAQDLSQLYAWLYWQRPFQLSSTIEHH
- a CDS encoding DUF4124 domain-containing protein → MRVLLMLLCLLSVTAQATVYKWIDKDGNIHFSDQPHANAQQVKLPDNTGNQVTMTPVNAISNEEPTTAAEQKALYQVSIVSPHHEATIRDNAGDFTVTGNVQPELASGHYLQLFIDGVATSDAQASPVFQLKNIDRGEHKLQLKVEQQNGKVLASSSEITIFLHQAGLIKPAIPAPSAKRVNG